A window from Jeotgalibacillus aurantiacus encodes these proteins:
- the spoVG gene encoding septation regulator SpoVG: MEVTDVRLRRVSTDGRMRAIASITLNGVFVVHDIRVIDGNNGLFVAMPSKRTPDGEFRDIAHPINSEMREMIQGSVLAEYHRADEAPESQQYEEAGA; encoded by the coding sequence ATGGAAGTAACAGATGTGAGATTACGGCGCGTGAGCACAGATGGCAGAATGCGTGCAATCGCTTCCATCACATTGAACGGAGTCTTTGTTGTTCACGATATTCGCGTCATTGACGGCAATAACGGATTATTTGTTGCGATGCCAAGTAAGCGGACACCTGACGGGGAGTTCCGCGATATCGCGCATCCAATCAATTCAGAAATGCGGGAAATGATCCAAGGATCGGTGCTGGCTGAATACCATCGTGCAGACGAAGCGCCTGAATCACAACAATATGAAGAAGCAGGTGCGTAA
- a CDS encoding ribose-phosphate diphosphokinase, with protein sequence MSTEYANSKLKIFSLNSNHELAKDIAEAVGLKLGKCSVTRFSDGEIQINIEESIRGCDVFVVQSTSSPVNENLMELLIMVDALKRASAKTINIVMPYYGYARQDRKARAREPITAKLIANLLETAGATRVITLDLHAPQIQGFFDILIDHLRGVPIIAEYFLEKNFNPEEIVIVSPDHGGVTRTRKLAERLKAPIAIIDKRRPKPNVAEVMNIVGNVEGKIAILIDDIIDTAGTITLAANALIESGAKEVYASCTHPVLSGPAMERINESAIKELVVTNSIALTPEKKGGKIVELSVASLLAEAIIRVYEEQSVSMLFD encoded by the coding sequence ATGTCTACAGAATATGCCAATTCGAAATTAAAAATCTTTTCCCTGAACTCAAATCACGAACTAGCAAAGGATATTGCTGAAGCGGTAGGACTGAAGCTTGGGAAATGTTCAGTTACACGATTCAGTGACGGTGAGATTCAAATCAACATCGAAGAAAGTATCCGTGGTTGTGATGTATTCGTTGTCCAGTCAACTTCAAGTCCGGTGAATGAAAACTTAATGGAGCTTCTGATCATGGTTGATGCACTGAAGCGTGCATCTGCAAAAACAATTAACATTGTGATGCCTTATTACGGATATGCACGTCAGGACCGAAAAGCGCGTGCCCGTGAACCAATTACAGCAAAGCTGATTGCGAATCTTCTTGAAACAGCGGGTGCAACACGCGTCATTACGCTTGATCTTCATGCACCGCAAATTCAGGGATTCTTTGATATCCTGATTGACCACCTGCGTGGTGTACCGATTATTGCTGAATACTTCCTTGAGAAGAACTTCAACCCGGAAGAAATCGTCATTGTATCTCCGGACCACGGTGGCGTAACGCGTACGAGAAAGCTTGCAGAACGCTTAAAGGCACCGATTGCGATTATTGATAAGCGCCGTCCAAAGCCGAACGTGGCTGAAGTGATGAACATTGTCGGTAACGTTGAAGGTAAAATCGCGATTCTGATTGACGATATTATCGATACAGCCGGAACAATTACGCTTGCAGCTAATGCCCTGATCGAAAGCGGTGCGAAGGAAGTGTACGCTAGCTGTACGCACCCTGTACTGTCAGGACCGGCGATGGAGCGCATTAATGAATCTGCGATTAAAGAGCTTGTCGTGACAAACTCAATTGCATTAACACCAGAAAAAAAAGGCGGAAAAATTGTCGAGCTTTCTGTAGCAAGCCTTCTTGCAGAAGCGATTATCCGTGTGTACGAAGAACAGTCTGTCAGCATGCTGTTTGATTAA
- a CDS encoding 50S ribosomal protein L25/general stress protein Ctc has product MSAVLKATKREGFKNSDLTALRNEGKLPAVVYGYKVDNTPISVSEIDLVKTIREVGRNGIIELDIEGKKQKVVLSDYQSDFLKDEIIHADFLAVNMAAEIDVDVTVHLVGEAEGAKEGGVVQTILHELSISAKPNDIPESFEVDVTELNIGDSYTVEDLRSKYSVTINHEDDETIVSVLAPRTEEEIEEMEAEAGAGETGSEDEEGSEEPAAESDENTEEETEKA; this is encoded by the coding sequence ATGAGTGCAGTATTAAAAGCAACGAAACGTGAAGGATTTAAAAACTCCGATTTAACAGCTCTTCGCAACGAGGGTAAGCTGCCCGCAGTTGTCTACGGCTATAAAGTTGATAATACACCGATTTCAGTAAGTGAAATTGATCTCGTAAAGACAATCCGCGAGGTAGGTCGTAACGGAATCATCGAACTTGATATTGAAGGCAAAAAGCAGAAGGTCGTATTAAGTGATTATCAGAGCGACTTCCTGAAGGATGAAATTATTCACGCTGACTTCCTGGCTGTTAATATGGCTGCGGAAATCGATGTGGATGTAACGGTTCATCTTGTTGGTGAAGCAGAAGGCGCGAAAGAAGGCGGCGTTGTGCAGACGATTCTGCATGAGCTTTCAATCTCAGCAAAACCAAACGATATTCCTGAATCATTTGAGGTTGACGTAACGGAATTGAACATTGGAGATTCTTACACAGTAGAAGATCTTCGAAGCAAGTATTCAGTTACGATTAACCACGAAGATGACGAGACAATTGTATCTGTTCTGGCTCCTCGTACGGAAGAAGAAATTGAGGAAATGGAAGCTGAAGCAGGTGCCGGCGAAACAGGATCAGAGGATGAGGAAGGATCAGAAGAGCCTGCAGCTGAATCAGATGAAAACACAGAAGAAGAAACTGAAAAAGCATAA
- a CDS encoding RidA family protein — MRTIQTNEAPQAIGPYSQGVIVNNMFYSSGQIPLTPEGVLVEGSIEEQTHQVFKNLQAVLKEAGASLDTVVKVMVFLDDLNDFEAVNAIYGDYFGDHRPARSCVEVSKLPKGAGVEIEVIALVK, encoded by the coding sequence TTGAGAACGATACAAACAAATGAAGCACCACAGGCGATTGGACCTTACTCACAGGGAGTCATCGTCAATAATATGTTTTACAGTTCAGGTCAGATTCCGCTAACACCAGAGGGCGTTTTAGTAGAAGGCAGTATTGAAGAGCAGACGCATCAGGTATTTAAAAACCTTCAGGCTGTCCTGAAGGAAGCCGGCGCGTCACTTGATACGGTCGTGAAAGTCATGGTTTTCCTTGATGATCTAAATGATTTTGAAGCGGTTAACGCGATTTACGGTGACTATTTCGGGGATCACCGCCCGGCACGTTCATGTGTAGAAGTATCAAAGCTTCCAAAAGGTGCTGGCGTAGAAATTGAAGTTATTGCACTCGTAAAATAA
- the ispE gene encoding 4-(cytidine 5'-diphospho)-2-C-methyl-D-erythritol kinase, with protein MMMVKAPAKINLSLDVLHKRPDGFHEVEMVMTTVDLADRIELHEVKGKRIQIVSHDRFVPSDQRNLAYKAAEKLQKKYQVNKGVEITIHKQIPVAAGLAGGSSDAAATLKGLNTLWDLGLSADELAEVGTEIGSDVAFCIYGGTALATGRGEKIQELPAPPKCWVVLAKPSIGVSTADIYQNLKLDKADHPDTQAMVQAIHDQDYDGICQNLGNALESVTLNLYPEVKQIKEQMHRFGADAVLMSGSGPTVFGLVQYESKVHRVVNGLRGFCDQVFAVRILGARDPLA; from the coding sequence ATGATGATGGTGAAAGCACCGGCGAAGATTAATTTATCGCTTGATGTGCTGCATAAGAGGCCGGATGGGTTTCATGAGGTGGAGATGGTGATGACCACTGTGGATCTGGCTGATCGGATTGAGTTGCATGAAGTCAAGGGAAAGAGGATTCAGATCGTTTCGCATGACCGTTTCGTGCCGAGCGATCAGAGGAATTTGGCGTATAAGGCTGCTGAGAAGTTGCAGAAAAAGTATCAGGTGAATAAGGGTGTGGAAATTACGATCCATAAACAGATCCCGGTTGCGGCTGGTCTTGCAGGTGGCAGCAGTGATGCGGCTGCTACGCTGAAAGGATTGAATACGCTGTGGGATCTTGGACTGTCGGCTGATGAGCTTGCTGAGGTTGGAACGGAAATCGGCTCTGACGTTGCGTTCTGCATTTACGGGGGAACAGCGCTTGCAACGGGGCGTGGAGAGAAGATTCAGGAGCTTCCGGCACCTCCGAAATGCTGGGTTGTATTAGCCAAGCCGTCTATCGGGGTTTCGACAGCGGATATTTATCAAAATTTAAAGCTTGATAAGGCAGATCATCCGGATACGCAGGCGATGGTTCAGGCGATTCATGATCAGGATTATGATGGCATCTGCCAAAACCTCGGTAATGCTTTGGAATCTGTTACCTTGAATTTGTATCCGGAGGTTAAACAGATTAAAGAACAAATGCATCGTTTTGGTGCAGATGCGGTGTTAATGAGCGGGAGCGGTCCGACTGTCTTTGGGCTCGTTCAGTACGAATCCAAAGTGCATCGTGTGGTGAATGGGCTGCGCGGCTTTTGTGACCAGGTGTTCGCGGTCCGCATTTTAGGTGCGCGAGATCCCCTTGCTTAA
- the purR gene encoding pur operon repressor, translating into MKVKRSERLIDMTHYLTEHPRELVSLTFFADRYSSAKSSISEDLVIVKETFEARGIGSLQTVPGAAGGVRFVPGIRRDQAEKAISILASNVSASDRLLPGGYLFMTDILGDIHLMNHVGKLFAGAFANEKIDLVMTVATKGIGIAHAVARYLGVPVVVARRDSKVTEGSTVSINYVSGSSKRIQTMVLSKRSVKQGARVLIVDDFMKAGGTAAGMKNLLEEFSATVAGIGIFVESEHNEEKLVDDYISLLRLTEVDEKGKSIKIEPGNYFDRVQSFLK; encoded by the coding sequence ATGAAGGTAAAACGCAGTGAACGCTTGATCGATATGACACATTATTTAACGGAACATCCACGTGAGCTCGTATCTCTGACTTTTTTTGCAGATCGCTATTCATCTGCGAAGTCATCTATCAGTGAAGATTTGGTTATTGTTAAGGAAACGTTTGAAGCAAGAGGGATTGGTTCATTACAGACTGTTCCTGGTGCAGCGGGAGGAGTCCGTTTTGTTCCGGGTATTCGCCGCGATCAGGCTGAAAAGGCCATCAGCATTCTTGCATCCAACGTCTCTGCCTCTGACCGTCTGCTGCCTGGGGGATACTTGTTTATGACAGATATTCTCGGTGATATTCACTTAATGAATCATGTCGGCAAGCTGTTTGCCGGTGCATTTGCCAATGAGAAAATTGATCTGGTCATGACGGTTGCGACCAAAGGAATCGGCATTGCGCACGCAGTAGCCCGATATCTTGGTGTACCTGTTGTTGTAGCCAGACGTGACAGCAAAGTAACTGAAGGCTCGACGGTCAGCATTAACTATGTGTCCGGTTCATCTAAACGAATTCAGACGATGGTTTTATCTAAACGCAGTGTGAAACAGGGTGCGCGCGTTCTCATTGTCGACGACTTTATGAAAGCCGGTGGAACGGCAGCGGGCATGAAGAACCTGCTGGAGGAATTTTCTGCAACCGTTGCCGGAATCGGAATTTTTGTTGAATCAGAGCACAATGAAGAAAAACTGGTGGACGATTATATTTCGTTACTCCGTTTGACGGAAGTGGATGAAAAGGGCAAGTCCATCAAAATCGAGCCGGGCAATTATTTTGACCGTGTTCAGTCATTTTTAAAGTAG
- a CDS encoding anti-sigma-F factor Fin family protein, translating into MAVYYHCRHCGNEVGAIDTQLVDAKRLGIHSLSAEERKSMISYTNEGHVNIQTICEDCQESLERNPDFHELDQFIQ; encoded by the coding sequence ATGGCTGTCTATTATCACTGTCGCCACTGCGGAAACGAGGTTGGCGCAATCGATACGCAATTAGTGGATGCCAAGCGGCTCGGGATTCATTCCTTATCAGCCGAAGAGCGTAAGAGCATGATTTCGTATACAAATGAAGGTCACGTGAACATACAGACGATCTGCGAGGACTGTCAGGAGTCGCTAGAGCGCAATCCTGACTTCCATGAGCTGGATCAATTTATACAGTAA
- the glmU gene encoding bifunctional UDP-N-acetylglucosamine diphosphorylase/glucosamine-1-phosphate N-acetyltransferase GlmU — protein sequence MSNRYAVILAAGQGTRMKSKLYKVLHPVCGKPMVEHVLDQVKAAEMSEVVTVVGHGAELVQSKLEGRSEFVLQKEQLGTAHAVMQAKDRLHDKDGITLVVCGDTPLITAETMSSLIQHHEEQQAKATILTAHEEDPTGYGRIIRDETGLVKRIVEHKDASEEERAVQEVNTGTYCFDNRALFEALEKVGNDNVQGEYYLPDVIEILQTEGETVAAYQTASSDETLGVNDRVALARAEKLMQARINEKHMRNGVTFIDPASTYIGSEAVIGRDTIVYPGTVIEGATVIGEDCIIGPNTEIKNSTIADQTVIKQSVVHDSEVGSHVAIGPFAHIRPQSAISDEVKIGNFVEIKKTQFGKGSKASHLSYIGDAEVGAGVNLGCGSITVNYDGKNKHLTKIEDDAFIGCNSNLIAPVTIGKGAYVAAGSTINKDVPGEALSIARARQENKEGYARKIHTKN from the coding sequence ATGTCGAATCGATATGCGGTTATTTTAGCTGCGGGTCAGGGGACGCGCATGAAATCTAAATTATATAAAGTACTTCATCCAGTTTGCGGAAAGCCGATGGTTGAGCATGTGCTGGACCAGGTGAAAGCTGCAGAAATGAGTGAAGTGGTTACGGTTGTTGGTCATGGTGCTGAACTTGTTCAGTCAAAGCTTGAAGGTCGTTCAGAGTTTGTTCTTCAAAAAGAGCAGCTAGGGACTGCGCATGCTGTGATGCAGGCAAAGGATCGTCTTCACGACAAGGATGGTATTACGCTTGTTGTTTGTGGTGATACACCGCTGATTACAGCTGAAACCATGTCATCACTCATTCAGCATCATGAGGAACAACAGGCAAAGGCAACGATCCTGACAGCGCATGAAGAAGATCCAACGGGTTATGGCCGGATCATCCGCGATGAAACCGGTCTTGTAAAACGAATTGTTGAACATAAAGATGCAAGTGAAGAAGAACGTGCGGTTCAGGAGGTTAATACAGGTACATACTGTTTTGACAATCGTGCGTTATTTGAAGCGCTTGAAAAGGTCGGGAATGATAACGTTCAGGGAGAATATTATCTGCCTGATGTGATCGAAATTCTTCAGACTGAAGGAGAGACAGTGGCGGCTTACCAGACTGCTTCTTCAGATGAAACCCTCGGTGTAAATGATCGCGTTGCTTTAGCGCGTGCTGAAAAGCTCATGCAGGCAAGAATCAATGAAAAGCATATGAGAAACGGGGTCACATTTATCGATCCTGCTTCCACTTATATCGGGAGTGAAGCTGTCATCGGCCGCGATACGATTGTTTATCCCGGAACGGTGATCGAGGGAGCAACCGTCATTGGCGAGGATTGCATAATCGGTCCAAACACTGAAATTAAAAACAGCACGATTGCAGATCAGACCGTGATCAAGCAGTCGGTTGTACATGACAGTGAAGTCGGATCCCATGTTGCGATTGGGCCGTTTGCTCACATCCGTCCGCAGTCTGCGATTTCAGATGAAGTGAAGATTGGAAACTTCGTTGAAATTAAAAAGACGCAGTTTGGCAAAGGAAGCAAGGCGTCTCACCTCAGCTATATCGGCGATGCTGAAGTGGGTGCCGGCGTGAATCTCGGCTGTGGTTCTATCACGGTTAACTACGACGGTAAAAACAAGCATCTGACAAAGATTGAAGATGATGCTTTTATCGGCTGTAATTCAAACCTGATTGCACCTGTCACGATTGGAAAAGGCGCTTATGTTGCTGCCGGTTCTACGATTAATAAGGATGTGCCGGGAGAGGCGTTATCCATTGCCCGGGCACGTCAGGAAAATAAAGAAGGCTACGCACGCAAGATTCACACTAAAAATTAA
- the pth gene encoding aminoacyl-tRNA hydrolase: MKLIVGLGNPGKPYDKTKHNIGFEVIDALADRWNAPLLQTKFKGVFSKTVINGQKVILLKPLTYMNLSGESIRPLMDYFQIEPEDVVVIYDDLDLPTGALRLRQKGSAGGHNGIKSTIAHLGTQEFNRIRIGISRPPRGMKVPDYVLSRFSDEEWGIMKETVEKSADACERWLEKPFLEVMNEFNGS, translated from the coding sequence ATGAAATTAATCGTCGGACTCGGAAATCCGGGAAAGCCTTACGATAAAACGAAACATAATATTGGTTTTGAAGTGATCGACGCATTAGCGGACAGGTGGAATGCACCGCTTTTACAGACAAAGTTTAAAGGTGTGTTTAGCAAGACGGTCATCAATGGACAAAAGGTGATTCTGCTGAAGCCGCTCACTTATATGAATTTATCCGGAGAGAGTATTCGCCCGCTGATGGATTATTTTCAGATTGAGCCGGAGGATGTTGTGGTCATTTATGATGATCTGGATCTGCCGACAGGTGCACTGCGGCTTCGTCAAAAAGGGAGCGCAGGTGGCCATAACGGCATTAAAAGTACGATTGCTCATCTTGGCACCCAGGAATTTAACCGGATCAGGATTGGAATCAGCCGTCCGCCGCGTGGGATGAAAGTGCCGGATTACGTATTAAGCCGTTTTTCTGATGAAGAATGGGGTATCATGAAAGAAACGGTTGAAAAAAGCGCGGATGCGTGTGAGCGCTGGCTTGAAAAGCCGTTTTTAGAAGTGATGAATGAATTTAATGGCTCCTGA